A stretch of the Musa acuminata AAA Group cultivar baxijiao chromosome BXJ2-7, Cavendish_Baxijiao_AAA, whole genome shotgun sequence genome encodes the following:
- the LOC135618079 gene encoding uncharacterized protein LOC135618079 yields MEEDAASRELKDHENGGGEAAKAVKIISTILDAEEVAEMEEAAVAEVMKWLEEEMGSAAVAHSPSTPSYNEETSFVTINGNEESCGPSFSSSASTVMASIDTSGGVCGVPYFVGCPSGGAPWSSAAPLVRMLAEPSAAAPMAGPSVEPRSS; encoded by the coding sequence ATGGAGGAAGACGCGGCGAGTCGGGAGCTGAAGGACCACGAAAATGGCGGAGGAGAGGCGGCGAAGGCGGTAAAGATTATCTCGACTATCCTCGACGCAGAGGAAGTAGCGGAGATGGAGGAGGCGGCAGTAGCGGAGGTGATGAAATGGCTGGAGGAGGAGATGGGCTCCGCCGCCGTTGCCCACTCCCCTTCCACGCCGTCCTACAACGAGGAGACATCCTTCGTCACCATCAACGGCAACGAGGAGAGCTGCGGGCCGTCGTTCTCCAGCTCCGCGTCTACGGTCATGGCCAGCATCGACACCAGTGGCGGCGTTTGCGGAGTGCCCTACTTCGTCGGGTGCCCCTCCGGCGGCGCCCCGTGGTCGTCTGCGGCGCCATTGGTCCGGATGCTGGCGGAGCCATCGGCGGCTGCGCCCATGGCGGGGCCGTCGGTGGAGCCGCGATCAAGTTAA